One region of Juglans microcarpa x Juglans regia isolate MS1-56 chromosome 7S, Jm3101_v1.0, whole genome shotgun sequence genomic DNA includes:
- the LOC121241536 gene encoding lysine-rich arabinogalactan protein 19-like gives MAKVAKFCLALLLPFSLLCFSVYGQSPESSPSPAPELGADVPSPQAPAPSVVSPANPPSTWSPPAPSPVDPAPASSPTPSQSKSPAPTPSPSNADVLGHVEAATGEDEAKDSSGGTSSGKKAGIVVGVVVAAGVVVLAGLVYKKRRDNIRRSQYGYAARREIL, from the coding sequence ATGGCGAAAGTCGCAAAATTCTGTCTCGCTCTGCTTCTGCCGTTTTCCTTGTTGTGTTTCTCCGTATATGGACAATCCCCGGAGAGTTCACCCAGTCCGGCGCCCGAACTTGGTGCAGACGTGCCTTCACCACAGGCTCCGGCGCCAAGCGTCGTCTCTCCGGCGAATCCACCGTCGACTTGGTCTCCCCCGGCACCTTCTCCGGTAGATCCCGCTCCAGCATCCTCTCCTACACCGTCACAATCCAAATCTCCTGCACCGACGCCGTCACCATCCAATGCTGATGTCCTCGGTCACGTCGAGGCCGCCACCGGCGAAGACGAAGCCAAAGACTCTTCCGGCGGAACGAGCAGTGGTAAGAAGGCCGGGATCGTAGTCGGAGTGGTAGTAGCGGCTGGGGTAGTCGTACTGGCTGGGTTGGTCTACAAGAAGCGCCGGGACAACATTCGGCGAAGCCAGTACGGGTACGCAGCGAGGAGAGAGATCCTGTGA